The following DNA comes from Rhipicephalus microplus isolate Deutch F79 chromosome 6, USDA_Rmic, whole genome shotgun sequence.
agctgtatattactatgttccacagtagcggactgataggggatccttgcgggctgccaattgttgtacgaactgtctcttctgcaacgttggttgaaaaagttacagtgtggttcgataaaaaggatttgagtagaaagtacaagttttgtggacacctgtgcttgcgtaaaaagttcaagacggcaggatgccaaacactatcgaatgctcctatacaaaatcaagagatatgagtatggtaggaagtttggctgccttgtatgcagccaatttgcttcgcagtgtgtatagtgctaaagtagcacttttattgtgcataaaaccgtattgattattgtgaagaagattattattgtgcaggaaataatacagacgagcatttaagagtctttttaatactttactgaatacagagttcataactattggtctatatgcattaggcgaattgagcggacgtcctggctttggtatgaatattactttccctcttctccaagcctgtgggaagtgtccgattcttacggcggtattgaagataaaatataaaaattgaggatggtattcaaataatgctttaatgaacgagtaggttaatccgtcgtgtccaggagcagagtgtgaattatcctgtttcatcgcgcactctatctcagatattgtaaaaggagggtcagaagtatgccacgggtaaggactagccgcaatgttacgcatgatagtgtggtgcatgttgtcttcagaacagctgtccactactaccaatgtatcgagtagtagccgggcggactcaattacagaagctgtgcgagtgccgttaggtaaatctatagaggaggaagaaaagttacttggtggtaattttgaaatgcggttttgaaaacatcaccatataaacatttcttagtgagaaagtcacaaatgtctttatcaaacgatgattttgctttcctgattttgtccttgtaggttgagaatgcatcaacgtacaatttgcgatacatgtctcgaaggagggggtcagctgttcgctggtatcgtcgtcgcatagcccgaacacgcttacgttcaatagtcaattctggtgtccaccaaccattacctaatttactacgcgatgttatgcgtcgtgagtaacgttggcttaaagcggagtatatggcataaaacttgtctataaccatgtttagggcttcaggtgacccaatgttgcagccgagtatctttgtgAACCAAGTGTCGTCCTTTAATTTGTTAAGAATTTTCGCTCTTCCTAGATTAGTTAATCGTTTAGCCCTGCTGGTGTGTGCTTGCGAgaacgagaattcaatgtagttgtggtcTGAGAGGTATAGGAATTTGGAGAACCTTCCAATGGTAAGCATCGCGAGTGAGGTCATGCGAAACCATGGTTAAATCTATCCATGAATCTGCATacggagttgtgaaagttggaggggagttggggttgttcaatatgacTAAGTCATTCACCGTTACGAATTGGACTACTTGAGAGCCTCGAACATCCCCTATAGCTGGCCCCCACATTCTATGCCGAATTGAAATCTCCGGCTATGATAACAGTACAATCTGTAATCAATGAAActacacattgcaactcatccagAACTGGGTCAATAGGTCTTTGCGGCGGTGCATGCACAGCTATCAATATTAATGTTTGGTCAAGGCTTTCACACTTTACTGCAACAACCAAATCTGTTACGTGCAATGGGAAGAAGTCAAAATTAGTGTTGTGTACTAGAAGCATGATGCGAGGATTGTTTGGTgcgtggaactttgttatggtgtgtggtatgccttgaacagtgcctgcgcggatgtgcgggtcacacacgaaggcaaaattgaagtgttgttgcgtcatgtgttctttcaataattttgtggcatcacgtgtatggtctagattagcctgtaaaaattttaagttattgctgtgagtcatgatagttctgatcaattttaaataacaagcgcaacgcctttcctaaaacaaaaatgcgaaaagctgtgaggagccttttttcatgtattgcagtgtgacccgcgcaaccagcaaatatcttgaggaaagaaatatcgtgtaattttgtgggatgtgtagttatttgtaagtgtgtgtcatatggtgtaatttcgtgtatgaatatgccgtaattagaAGAATAGCGGCAAAACCAGCGACCTCCATGTGTTCCATATAAATGAGTCGAAAAGGATGCGGGCACTAATGCAGGAAACCGTAAATAACACTGCACGTTATAGAGGCCGCTGCGTCCTTCTTTGTTGTACACGCATCTATAGATTATCCATAGTCTGTTCTTGCCCTCATGCGGGCGACACGTTCTCGTAATATAGCACACAtcagggtgtgtgtgtgtgtgtgtgtgtgtgtgtgtgtgtgtgtgtgtgtgtgtgtgtgtgtgtgtgtgtgtgtgtgtgtgtgtgtgtgtgtcacatgtTTCGACTATAGCAACGATTCTATATTGTGACCATATACGGCAGACAAGGCTGAtcccataaggagcttcgccctccAAAACGCACCGCACAACACCTAACTGAACTATCCTTATATAAAACCAGGGTGCCTGAAAGGTGCTTTCGTTGCACGAAGTGTAACGTAAAGTTAAGGTTTATTCATGCTCCAGAATCTTCAATCAGATTCCGAGATGACCATCTCTTGAGGATGTTGCATTCGTATATCGACGCTTTAGAGCGAACGCTCTACTACGCCGCGCCTTCCGAGGTGATCAATCGCGTCGCGTTCACCTTGGGCGTCCGGGCCACTAGTGCGGCTGGCGTGACTTCACGCCACGTGACCCGCATGCGTAAGACGTCGTAGCTGCGCTCACCACTTGCTGCTGCGCGCAGTACCACGTGACCAAGCGCGGATTTCACGGCTGGTTCACAGGTGACCTCTGGCGCTTCTTAGAGAAGCTAGAACGCTTTTCCACTGTCTGATGCTTGGTCACGAAGGGTCGCCATGCACATACGGCGGATCAGCTAACGTCTGTGCGAGTGTACTTCAGCGCTAGCGACAGGCTGAATTCAGTCATCCAGTAAACGGCATTCTGGAAAATATAAAGCAGAGACACAGCTGCTTGATGAGAAAGTTGAGCAAAGGAGACCAAGTAAGCAAGTTATAGAGAAGCTTGCCAAGCGTTTAGAAACGTGTCAAGATCGAAGCTACTTGAGCCGCCGTCCTCGTTCAGCAACATGAACAATACCAAGTCAAGCGTACctctttttaagtgtgaatacactttataagcgaccccaaaccatccaccgccgtcggcggcgtccgcagtcttctctctatctttaaaagaaagaggacttggcgggccgcagcgcgacgctctaccgaataagccacgaacgcgacgctgatatcggtgtcagtaacgcgccttataccccctcccccttcgctcgctcctccgctttcctcgctcgctgcagctgcgcgcgcacccctctctctcgcgcgcccgccttctctctcagtctcccgtcgagagcgggtcgtgagggggagtaaagttaaaatccgttggcattcgccagtgagttaacgtaaactcccccgtgtgatcaaatcgcgattcccaggaaccattacaccataaaggcaccatagtgtgattaataaatataatagtgcgaattaataaatacccctcatagcatcaccccgtgtattcgcacttaaccgtgttcaccctcggggaaatgcttgggagttttttgcgATAACCAAGCGCACAAGAATTCAACCTCAGCCACGTTTCTTTCCGTTGTATCTTTGCCTAAGAACATGCCACGCCCATTCCAAGATTGCGTGTTTGCTGAAGTTACCCAAGCTTTTTTGGGCCATAAACGTAAAAGTAATTGGCATCTCTTCTTCCCTCCATTGGTCACGCTTCGTGCGAAACGGCAGGTGGATCCCCCTCGCGAAGTTCTGACATTCCAACATGGCGTCGCCACCGTCCTTGGCAGACGAAACCGCGGACAAGACGGCACGGGTCAAGTACACCCGCCACCAGTTGGACAGACTGGAGGAAGAGTTCAACGACCACCAGTTCATCGACTCCCAGGAGACGCTGAGACTCTCCGCCGAACTGGGCATCTCCGCCAAGCAGATCAGGGTGAGTTCGTGATATACCCTGGATTGAGGTATAGTGCCTACAGAGTATATTCAAGGGTATATATTTTAGACCATAGCGGTCGCCATCTTAAGAGTACCAGTATTGTACCACAAGAAAGATTTACGTCTGGAGGAAGGAAGCTCGGGAGGGAGCGTAACGCTACACGAgtaaggcaataaaaaaaatcaataacaGTATATGCGCCTGATCATGAAGCCAGTGCGCGTGCAGTGCATACAAACTTACGTCTACAAAAAGTCACACTGTCTTTTTATATGTTCACCTAAAGCCCTAACCACACGTACGCGTTAGAACGCGTCAGCGCGTGACGTGTGTAATCGGCGCCGCGCCCTCTCCGtatggagagagagagggtgCTCAGCTTCGCGTAGAGAGAGTGTTGCGCGTAGCCGCTCGCCCTTGCTCTTTCTCTGTATAGGAGAGGGCGTGGCACCGAGTCTACGCGTCACGCGCTGACGCGTTGTAACGCGTACGTGTGGTTAGTGCTTAGGACGACTCAAAGGCGAAAGTAAtcttttagttgtttttttctttctgagtCGATTGCATTGATGGTGTGTGTAAATGTAAGTAGATTCATGTACTAAATGTCTTTAGGCTTTACCTCATGGAAGTGTCCAGATTCATTGTCTAAAGCGGTCGTTTATATACGGCTGTCACTTGTCcgtttttttttacagttatTATCTTGCTTTCGTCTGTCATCATTCAGCTGCCGCATTTTCCTAACAAATCGGCACGAACTCGCCCAGCTAGCTATTTTGTCCAATACTTTCACTCTGTTTCGTTTGTTTACCCCCAAAAGACCCTCTTGGACATACGTTATTCTCGTACCCGTTAACAGGACTAACAGGACTCAGATGGTGGCTGATTTTGATAATCCACGCAACATGTTCAATCTCGTTTTGACTTTCACCACACATCGTCCATTTTATCTGTTAATTATTAAGGCCTTCACGGGCATTAGGGTGTACGTCTCAATCTCATTCGATTCACACCGCAGCCCTCAGAAAGTGGTTGACCACCGGGCCAATTCATAATCCACGCAGCCTGCGTGTTTGTTTTGCGATGTTTTCATTCGCTAACCCTAATGTGGCGCTGGCATCCCAATAGGTGCTGCAGACGTGGTTTCCAGAATAAACCAAGCTCACTGTGCATTTAGTCCAGTGAGTTTCGTATCATTCCATACATTTCACCTGACATTCACGAGCATTACATTGCGTTAAATACATTGTCATCACATCCACACAGTAATGCTCAAAGGTTGGCTGACTGTGCAGGTTGGTAATCCACATAGCTTGCTATTATAGTAAACTGTTAGGGCTAGTTGATGCATATGGTTatcgaaagacaaaaaaaatgcgCTTTACGAGTGAAGTTTTTTCGTTTAtgtctttatttttcttcctttgaaTGGCACGCGTCCTTTTGTATTTCGTCTTgctatatatattgtgagacatTCCAAACACACTTCATCGGGCCATGCATAGtcttagaacagacttcgccggtcaaTCATCGTGTGACGCCActtgtcgccccaacagaccaccGTTGCCGCAGCACCGAGATTGTCCACGTTACTTGCTTGAAACAGAGTCACGCGACGTTCCTCGTCACTTAGACTAACAACGGCcaaggtgtccgcttccaagtggggggaatcgGTGTCGGCGTTTGTTATTTACATcgttctcatccctgcataatcataatcaccatcattcgcttgtctctttgtcctcaagacactctgtgtcatcatcatcgtcatcaacgTCTGTGTGCAGGCTCTGTCCGTTCGTTTTATCGAAtcaacgctgtcgcaaccaagacgtCATGCgtggtgaatatatatatatatatatatatatatatatatatatatatatatatatatatatatatatatatatatatatatataggatatggcagaacgggagcgttgtcaacaaggataaatatatttatttcccaacagtttcgggaggggtcctcccttcatcaggggatgagttatgaagggaggacccctcccgaaactgttgggaaataaatatatttatccttgttgacaacgctcccgttctgccatatcccataccttcacgaagactaggcccattgaattattattCCCACTATATATATGCTTCCCGCAGTCACTTTCGTTGGCACTAACATGGCGGCGGCCCTCCTTTTGCAGACGTGGTTTCAGAACAAGCGCGCCATGCTGCGGCGACTGGCGATCAGGGCGGCCGGCAGCAACTACGTTCCCCAGTTACAGCGGCCAGCAGCGCAATCCAAGGCGCGCACGCCACCGGCTTCTCCACGAGGCGCGGGTGACAGCCGCCCGTCGCAGCCCGCCGCTGTTCCGTCGGCGTTCGCAGTCGACAATCCCGGAGTCCAAGCGCAGTGCACCGCGGGAACCGAGTTTCAACCGCAGCAGAGGGTGCCGCCGCACGGATCTTTTCCCGCAGGCGGCGGCTACCTCACGGTTCCGCAGCCACGATGGAACGACAGAATGTGAGTAGCATGGATCATTTCGTTCAACCGCGTCTGAGCCCGTGCCGAAATTGTTCTCGCGAACAGCCCGAAGCAGCGAATTTCGCACTAAGTTGCCGAATCTGAAAACCCTGGCGTTATATAGCTTTCTTGAagttctgactttttttttcatagttttcaTGGAGCACGGCGTCGTTCCCCTGCGTGCCAATTTATCGATTGACGACACCAGTCAATAAAGCTTAACAGTAATTGGCTACTCTGCTTCTTCACTGGTTCACCACCAGGGTTGCATTTCATCAGATTGTGTTTTAACGAGAGAGCCAAGATACTGTATGATTTCGAGCCACTTTGGTCCAGGTCGTGTACACTACTTCGTTTAAGCGTTTCTCAACTCGACTAGACGACCGATTCcaattcgctttttttttctttgctgctttATTACCAGAAAGACGGGCTTGCGCCTCGTACTATCAACGTGAGGTCAGTAATACTGTCGCATTTCGTCACGCAGGTCTCCCACAGTACCGTCGTCACCTTCTCCCGCTGTGagcagtggcgacgaggaagccCTGTCCGCGTCCGTGGAACTTAGGCCTAACGTGGCGGCAAACCCGTACCGACCGTACGGCAGCGTCGAGTCAATTTGGCCTGATAGTCCTCCGCCTCCACTGACCTCCTCGTTCAGCCATTCGGCGCCGTGCATTACGGCTGGGAGGAGCCCTACGGGACACGATTGCATTCGGTACCGTCAAGCGCCCTACAGTACCGCCGCTGGTGAGCAAACACTGCATCTCCTTAAAGGGGCACTACAGGGATACGTTGAATCAGTTATAACGGGAATTAGTATTCTGATAACTCCAGTCTTGTCAATTTCACTATCATAAGATCATAGACAGGAAAATCAAGGACAGGCTTTCATTTTAATTTTCGCGCTGAAATCTACGTGCATGACGTCATGGTTTTCAATGTGATTTTTCTTCTATTTTAGTGACAATGGCTCAACGATATTCACAAGAACTTTGTATATGCTAAGAGTATGGCACACTAAAAGGATATCTTACTTATTTTTTACTAATTAAGAACTTTGTAGGCCCCGGTAGACGCCGTCAAATCTGTGAAGTCACGACGCGGTAATTTCAAGGCGACGTCACCGAGCTCAGTAATCTTTTGCGCGTTTTTGTGCTTACCGAGTGTCATCTCGCAGTGAGAATGGTGATTTTGCTATCCAAGATTGCGATTTAGCAATATGAGaaaaatttcaagtttttttttcgtgtaagtAATTCACTTTCTCGCGACACAGCATTCAGGTGTGACGACACGGGTGTGACGTTTATCAAGTTGATTTCTGCTAAGTTTGGCAAACATGCATATAGGTCACGATATGGCATAAAAAGCACAATTCACATGATACGCACAATCCGTGAACAGAATATTGccattaaaacttttttttttcagtcacagCGCTTCGTATTTGGTCGGTTCGACGGCCTAATTGTCATCTTATTTACTCCGTCTACTTCGTCTCTTCTTACGTTTACAGCGCCACCAATGTGGCAAGCGCAACCGCAGTGGCAGCAGGTGGTACAACCTCCCCAgggaccaccaccaccaccggtgcACAACGTCCAGACCTGGTCGCAGCCCGCAGCGGCAGAGCCTCCTCAGGGACCACCACCACAGGTGCACAAGGTCCCGGAGGGAGTGTGGACACAGCCCGAACCAGCAGCCGCAACTGGTCACGTGCTTCAGGGTACCTGGGTGCCGTCGCCGTGGCAACCGACTCAGGCCGGCGCCAGTGCGCCTCCTGCTGAGGACTCTCACACCGTACCCGATATCGGAAGTCTGACGGCGCTCGTGCTGGAGATGGAAGCTACCGCCATTTCAGGGAGGAACGGCGGTGCCGGCAACAGCTGAAGGATGCCGCAGGAGGAGTGAAACTAGTCCCTTTGGCGGGACATTGCATTCGTTACGATACCGAACTTTTTTGTCACGTGCCGCTCGCCCCATTGAGCGTCAATGAGCAAACGGGGTTGGAAAACGCGAAGACGACGACGGAGAATAAAAGGGAGACTGTTGATTTCCTCTGAGCATGACTCGTACCCATCCAAGGCAGGAGACTGTGCAAGCCACATGGTCGTCGGCAGAATTTGGTCTCGGGAGGGCGGGAGGGAAGAGGGAGGGGCGCGAGCCCGTGTTTCGTTGCAGTTGGGGAGGTTAGGATTGCTGGTTCAGCTTCAACAGGAGGTCCAGCCCTATAGCGTGGCTTGAGGGGGCATGCAAATGTCCCTTTTGCACCCTGGCCCCTGCTGACACCATGCCGAATAGTGGTTGGATTTTTCCGTTATTTTTCAAGTGTATGATTACTGGATACTATATCTAGTATCAACATATCAATTTGAAGGGCAAATAATCAGTAATAAGATATTTAAAGCGGGCGGGATTTAGCAAGTTATTCTTTTTCTCAGTAATGGATTCCTCAGTGCCAAAGAAAACATCTGTGCGGCGGCATCCCGGAGAAGTGGCCCAAAAATCGTGCCCCAAATAGAAGAAATAACTGCTTTTGATGTACTTTAGCTCCCGAGTAGGTGGTGCTATAGAAGAAACACCATCGTCGTCTTCTTACCCATCCCCTCGTATCATGATAAGCCAACATGCACAGTTAATCCATTCTAACGTCCCCCTCGTTCTTGACGGAAGCGCAAATTTCACCAATCGGCATACGGCAAAATTGTTCGTTTGTCTTTACAACGAGTGCAATGTCTCAGCCCTGCGCGTGCCATCTGTCAGCAATTGTCCGATCAGGAAACTGTGCATGCGACGAGAAGCGTGGGCTGTGATGGAAGCTTAAACAGATCTtagcacgtacgtacgtacatacatacatacatacatacatacatgcatacatacatacatacatacatacatacatacatacatacatacatacatacatacatacatacatacatacatacatacatacatacatacgtacatacatacatacgtacgtacgtacgtacgtgcatacgtgcatacatatGCATAAccattatttatttgtttatttattaattaattaatttatttatttatgaaacaCTACAGCCCATACCAGGAATGTACGCATATAGTTACATTCATCAAATGTGATGAAATGTGCAACATAAATAGACCAATAGCCAAATCAACCTGGTAGCCTTGTGGTCCAGCAGCGTAGTACAGCTGTAATAGCCTAGTCGAGCACCAAAAAGTAGATTATTAAGTAACACTTATACATGTAGGCTGCGAGGGAGAACTTAAcgatgacgatagctatagcgcgagaacaaaacgacgacacagagacaaaaagtaCACGAAagatttcgtgtccttcttgtctctgtgtcatcgttttgttctcgcgctataactatcgtcatgccataccaactagcccaagctgccacacttctgagaaCTTAACATTCCTTTCTCTGCAAGTTAAAGGTCATTCaggaagtaaaaagaaaaaaaagtgccccaaTAAAACGAGAGCTCACCATAAGCCGAGAAGTGAGGATCTATATGAAGAGCTGGCCTCGTCATAAATCCAAAgtcgtgtttttgttttgttcagccACGCATTTTTATGGACTTCTGCCTCATGAACGGGTAAAATGTGCGAAGTTTCCTTTcttcctttactttttttttatcgtaTTGTTGCGAGACTGACCTTGTCCTTTGTGCACTTTCATGACGAGTTTTCTGATGGCGCTTGCATGACAAAATCTGCattttcatgtctaattcgtatAGGGCAATTTTCGgccttcattttttattttttgcgctgtttcatTTTTTGTAAAATAAAGAATTCTCTCCGCTGACAGTACGTCCGTGTGGGTCttcatttttattataaaataatTCATTTTTGGCTCAATGAACAGGTATGTGATAATTACATTAGTTGTCGGCACTCCCATCATGAAAGAGTTACGAATATTGCTTTGTATTGGGGGGAAGGAAGGAGGGAGGGAAGGACGGACGaaaggagggagagagagagggaaggaaagacggaaggaaggaagaagggagggaaggaaggacggaaggaaggaagcaaggacGGAAGAAAGGAAGGACGGAGGGAAGgaagaagagagagaaggaatatGGGAGGGAAAACggcagaaggaaggaaggaaggaagaaaggaaggaaggaaggaaggaaggagggaggaaaggaaggaaggacggaaggaggaaggaaagaaagggaGGGAAGGACGGAAGGAAGGAATGAAAGAAGAGGAGGGAGGGAGGGattgaaggaaggacggaagaaaggaaggaaggaaggaaaatagctTTATTCTGGTCCTGCGGAACGCGACTGAGTCAGGCAACCGGCTCAGTACCACGTATACGGACCGGCAAACCGAGCCTGCCGGC
Coding sequences within:
- the LOC119168375 gene encoding uncharacterized protein LOC119168375; protein product: MASPPSLADETADKTARVKYTRHQLDRLEEEFNDHQFIDSQETLRLSAELGISAKQIRTWFQNKRAMLRRLAIRAAGSNYVPQLQRPAAQSKARTPPASPRGAGDSRPSQPAAVPSAFAVDNPGVQAQCTAGTEFQPQQRVPPHGSFPAGGGYLTVPQPRWNDRMSPTVPSSPSPAVSSGDEEALSASVELRPNVAANPYRPYGSVESIWPDSPPPPLTSSFSHSAPCITAGRSPTGHDCIRYRQAPYSTAAAPPMWQAQPQWQQVVQPPQGPPPPPVHNVQTWSQPAAAEPPQGPPPQVHKVPEGVWTQPEPAAATGHVLQGTWVPSPWQPTQAGASAPPAEDSHTVPDIGSLTALVLEMEATAISGRNGGAGNS